In one window of Thermoanaerobaculia bacterium DNA:
- the dnaA gene encoding chromosomal replication initiator protein DnaA: MQERLRAILEPEEFGTWFAPLVLKSEGETGVVLVAPNERFVHTLEESFRETLDRESGLLFDEFFSVSVVAEEVARSGPSGGAGLGSPGPSVPTGDRLNPKYTFETFVVGNSNQFAHAAARAVAESPAHSYNPLFLYGGVGLGKTHLLHAIGHQVLRRRPELKVLYFTAEQFVNQLINSLRFKSMHSFRERYRSIDVLLVDDIQFLANKERTQEEFFHTFNTLYTSQRQIILSSDSSPRNIPAIEERLRSRFEWGLIADIQAPDLETKVAILRRKADQDGVALPDDVALFIAYQVKSNVRELEGMLNRVVAFSSLTAKPLSLELAKETLKDILPEEGRRATAADIIKFVARHYGLKVSEIKSKSNSKQIAFPRQVAMFLCKELTDLSYPEIGRQFNDKHHSTVMYSVDKILKLRATDAELERTLDGMTKHLG; encoded by the coding sequence TTGCAGGAACGCCTGCGCGCCATCCTCGAGCCCGAAGAGTTCGGCACCTGGTTCGCGCCGCTCGTCCTCAAGAGCGAAGGCGAAACCGGAGTCGTCCTGGTCGCTCCCAACGAACGCTTCGTCCACACTCTCGAAGAGAGCTTTCGCGAAACGCTCGATCGCGAGTCCGGACTGCTGTTCGATGAGTTCTTCTCGGTCTCCGTGGTCGCGGAGGAGGTCGCGCGCAGCGGCCCTTCCGGCGGCGCGGGGCTCGGCTCCCCGGGGCCTTCGGTCCCGACCGGAGACCGGCTCAACCCGAAGTACACCTTCGAGACCTTCGTCGTCGGCAACTCGAACCAGTTCGCGCATGCCGCAGCCCGGGCGGTCGCCGAGAGCCCCGCGCACAGCTACAACCCGCTTTTCCTCTACGGCGGCGTCGGTCTCGGCAAGACCCATCTCCTGCACGCCATCGGGCACCAGGTCCTGCGCCGCCGGCCGGAGCTCAAGGTCCTCTATTTCACCGCCGAACAGTTCGTCAATCAGCTGATCAACTCGCTGCGCTTCAAGTCGATGCACTCCTTCCGCGAGCGCTATCGCTCGATCGACGTCCTGCTGGTGGACGACATCCAGTTCCTGGCCAACAAGGAGCGCACGCAGGAGGAGTTCTTCCACACTTTCAACACCCTCTACACCAGTCAGCGCCAGATCATCCTCTCCTCCGACTCGTCACCGCGGAACATCCCGGCGATCGAGGAGCGCCTGCGGTCGCGTTTCGAGTGGGGCCTGATCGCCGACATCCAGGCGCCGGATCTCGAGACCAAGGTGGCGATCCTGCGCCGCAAGGCCGATCAGGACGGCGTCGCCCTGCCGGACGACGTCGCGCTGTTCATCGCCTATCAGGTGAAATCGAACGTCCGCGAGCTCGAAGGAATGCTCAACCGGGTGGTCGCCTTCTCCTCGTTGACCGCGAAACCCCTGTCGCTCGAGCTCGCCAAGGAGACGCTCAAGGACATCCTCCCCGAGGAGGGCCGGCGCGCCACCGCCGCCGACATCATCAAGTTCGTCGCCCGGCACTACGGGCTCAAGGTCAGCGAGATCAAGTCGAAGTCGAACTCGAAGCAGATCGCCTTCCCGCGCCAGGTGGCGATGTTCCTCTGCAAGGAGCTGACCGACCTCTCCTACCCGGAGATCGGCCGCCAGTTCAACGACAAGCATCATTCGACGGTGATGTACTCGGTCGACAAGATCCTCAAGTTGAGGGCGACCGACGCCGAGCTCGAGCGGACTCTCGACGGTATGACCAAGCACCTCGGCTGA